Genomic window (Oncorhynchus masou masou isolate Uvic2021 chromosome 9, UVic_Omas_1.1, whole genome shotgun sequence):
ggaggagagggacgtgaaggtggagagggacgtggagagggacgtggaggtggagagggacgtggaggtggagagggacgtggaggtggagagggacgtggaggtggaaagggacgtggaggtggagagggacgtggaggaggagagggaggtggagagggacgtggaggtggaggtggagagggacgtggaggtggagagggacgtggaggtggagagggacgtggaggtggagagggacgtggaggtggagagggacgtggaggtggagagggacgtggaggtggagagggacgtggaggtggagagggacgtggaggaggagagggaggtggagagggacgtggaggtggaggtggagagggacgtggaggtggagagggacgtggaggtggagagggacgtggagagggacgtggaggtggagagggacgtggaggtggagagggacgtgaaggtggagagggacgtggagagggaggtggagagggacgtggaggtggagagggacgtggaggtggagagggacgtggaggtggagagggacgtggaggtggagagggacgtggaggtggagagggaggtggagagggacgtggaggaggagagggaggtggagagggacgtggaggaggagagggacgtggaggaggagagggacgtgaaggtggagagggacgtgaaggtggagagggacgtggagagggaggtggagagggacgtggaggaggagagggaggtggagagggacgtggaggaggagagggacgtggaggaggagagggacgtgaaggtggagagggacgtgaaggtggagagggacgtggagagggaggtggagagggacgtggaggtggagagggacgtggaggtggagagggacgtggaggaggagagggaggtggagagggacgtggaggtggagagggacgtggaggtggagagggacgtggaggtggagagggacgtggaggtggagagggacgtggaggtggagtgggaggtggaggtggagagggacgtggaggtggagagggacgtggaggtggagagggacgtggaggtggagagggacgggaggtggagagggaggtggagagggacgtggaggaggagagggaggtggagagggacgtggaggaggagagggacgtggaggaggagagggacgtgaaggtggagagggacgtgaaggtggagagggacgtgaaggtggagagggacgtggagagggaggtggagagggacgtggaggtggagagggacgtggaggtggagagggacgtggaggtggagagggacgtggaggtggagagggacgtggagagggacgtggaggtggagagggacgtggaggtggagagggatgtggaggaggagagggacgtggaggtggagagggacgtggaggtggagagggacgtggaggaggagagggacgtggaggtggagagggacgtgaaggaggagagggacgtggaggtggagagggacgtggaggtggagagggaggtggagagggacgtggaggaggagagggaggtggagagggacgtggaggaggagagggacgtgaaggtggagagggacgtggagagggaggtggagagggacgtggaggtggagagggacgtggaggtggagagggacgtggaggtggagagggacgtggaggtggagagggacgtggaggtggagagggacgtggaggtggagagggacgtggaggtggagagggacgtggagagggacgtggaggtggagagggatgtggaggaggagagggacgtggaggtggagagggacgtggaggtggagagggacgtggaggaggagagggatgtggaggtggagagggacgtgaaggaggagagggacgtggaggtggagagggacgtggaggtggagagggacgtggaggtggagagggacgtggaggaggagagggaggtggagagggacgtggaggaggagagggaggtggagagggaggtggaggaggagagggacgtggaggaggagagggaggtggagagggacgtggaggtggagagggacgtggaggaggagagggacgtggaggtggagagggacgtggaggtggagagggacgtggaggaggagagggacgtggaggaggagagggacgtgaaggtggagagggacgtgaaggtggagagggacgtggagagggaggtggagagggacgtggaggtggagagggacgtggaggtggagagggacgtggaggtggagagggacgtggaggtggagagggacgtggaggtggagagggacgtggaggaggagagggacgtggaggtggagagggacgtggaggtggagagggacgtgaaggaggagagggacgtggaggtggagagggacgtggaggtggagagggacgtggaggtggagagggacgtggaggaggagagggaggtggtggaggagagggaggtggagagggaggtggaggaggagagggacgtggaggaggagagggaggtggagagggacgtggaggtggagagggacgtggaggaggagagggacgtggaggtggagagggacgtggaggtggagagggacgtggaggaggagagggacgtggaggaggagaggggacgtggaggaggagagggacgtggaggaggagagggacgggaggtggagagggacgtggaggtggagagggaggtggagagggacgtggaggtggagagggaggtggaggaggagagggacgtggaggtggagagggacgtggaggtggagagggacgtggaggtggagagggacgtggaggaggagagggacgtggaggaggagagggacgtggaggaggagagggacgtggaggaggagagggacgtggaggtggagagggacgtggaggtggagagggacgtggaggaggagagggacgtggaggaggagagggacgtggaggaggagagggacgtggaggaggagagggacgtggaggtggagagggacgtggaggaggagagggacgtggaggaggagagggacgtggaggtggagagggacgtggaggtggagagggaggtggagagggacgtggaggtggagagggaggtggaggaggagagggaggtggagagggacgtggaggaggagagggacgtggaggaggagagggacgtgaaggtggagagggacgtgaaggtggagagggacgtggaggtggaggtggagagggacgtggaggtggaggtggagagggacgtggaggtggagagggacgtggaggaggagagggacgtggaggaggagagggaggtggagagggacgtggaggtggagagggacgtggaggtggagagggacgtggaggtggagagggaggtggagagggacgtggaggaggagagggaggtggagagggacgtggaggaggagagggacgtggaggaggagagggacgtgaaggtggagagggacgtgaaggtggagagggacgtgaaggtggagagggacgtggagagggaggtggagagggacgtggaggtggagtgggacgtggaggtggagcgggacgtggaggtggagagggacgtggaggtggagagggacgtggagagggacgtggaggtggagagggacgtggaggtggagagggatgtggaggaggagagggacgtggaggtggagagggacgtggaggtggagagggacgaggaggaggagagggacgtggaggtggagagggacgtgaaggaggagagggacgtggaggtggagagggacgtggaggtggagagggacgtggaggaggagagggacgtggaggaggagagggacgtggaggaggagagggacgtggaggaggagagggacgtggaggtggagagggacgtggaggtggagagggacgtggaggtggagagggacgtggaggtggagagggacgtggaggtggagagggacgtggaggtggagagggacgtggagagggacgtggaggtggagagggatgtggaggaggagagggacgtggaggtggagagggacgtggaggtggagagggacgtggaggaggagagggatgtggaggtggagagggacgtgaaggaggagagggacgtggaggtggagagggacgtggaggtggagagggacgtggaggtggagagggacgtggaggaggagagggaggtggagagggacgtggaggaggagagggaggtggagagggaggtggaggaggagagggacgtggaggaggagagggaggtggagagggacgtggagagggacgtggaggtggagagggatgtggaggaggagagggacgtggaggtggagagggacgtggaggtggagagggacgtggaggaggagagggatgtggaggtggagagggacgtgaaggaggagagggacgtggaggtggagagggacgtggaggtggagagggacgtggaggtggagagggacgtggaggaggagagggaggtggagagggacgtggaggaggagagggaggtggagagggaggtggaggaggagagggacgtggaggaggagagggaggtggagagggacgtggaggtggagagggacgtggaggaggagagggacgtggaggtggagagggacgtggaggtggagagggacgtggaggaggagagggacgtggaggaggagagggacgtgaaggtggagagggacgtgaaggtggagagggacgtggagagggaggtggagagggacgtggaggtggagagggacgtggaggtggagagggacgtggaggtggagagggacgtggaggtggagagggacgtggaggaggagagggacgtggaggtggagagggacgtggaggtggagagggacgtggaggaggagagggacgtggaggtggagagggacgtgaaggaggagagggacgtggaggtggagagggacgtggaggtggagagggacgtggaggtggagagggacgtggaggtggagagggacgtggaggaggagagggaggtggaggaggagagggaggtggaggaggagagggacgtggaggaggagagggaggtggagagggacgtggaggtggagagggacgtggaggaggagagggacgtggaggtggagagggacgtggaggtggagagggacgtggaggaggagagggacgtggaggaggagagggacgtggaggaggagagggacgtggaggaggagagggacgtggaggtggagagggacgtggaggtggagagggaggtggagagggacgtggaggtggagagggaggtggaggaggagagggacgtggaggtggagagggacgtggaggtggagagggacgtggaggtggagagggacgtggaggaggagagggacgtggaggaggagagggacgtggaggaggagagggacgtggaggaggagagggacgtggaggaggagagggacgtggaggaggagagggacgtggaggtggagagggacgtggaggtggagagggacgtggaggtggagagggacgtggaggtggagagggacgtggaggtggagagggacgtggaggtggagagggacgtggaggtggagagggacgtggagagggacgtggaggtggagagggaggtggaggaggagagggacgtggaggtggagagggacgtggaggtggagagggacgtggaggaggagagggatgtggaggtggagagggacgtgaagggaggagagggacgtggaggtggagagggacgtggaggtggagagggacgtggaggtggagagggacgtggaggtggagaggggacgtggaggtggagagggacgtggaggtggagagggacgtggagagggacgtggaggtggagagggatgtggaggaggagagggacgtggaggtggagagggacgtggaggtggagagggacgtggaggaggagagggatgtggaggtggagagggacgtgaaggaggagagggacgtggaggtggagagggacgtggaggtggagagggacgtggaggtggagagggacgtggaggaggagagggaggtggagagggacgtggaggaggagagggaggtggagagggaggtggaggaggagagggacgtggaggaggagagggaggtggagagggacgtggaggtggagagggacgtggaggaggagagggacgtggaggtggagagggacgtggaggtggagagggacgtggaggaggagaggggacgtggaggaggagagggacgtgaaggtggagagggacgtgaaggtggagagggacgtggagagggaggtggagagggacgtggaggtggagagggacgtggaggtggagagggacgtggaggtggagagggacgtggaggtggagagggatgtggaggaggagagggacgtggaggtggagagggacgtggaggtggagagggacgtggaggaggagagggacgtggaggtggagaggggacgtgaaggaggagagggacgtggaggtggagagggacgtggaggtggagagggacgtggaggtggagagggacgtggaggtggagagggacgtggaggaggagagggaggtggaggaggagagggaggtggagagggaggtggaggaggagagggacgtggaggaggagagggaggtggagagggacgtggaggtggagagggacgtggaggaggagagggacgtggaggtggagagggacgtggaggtggagagggacgtggaggaggagagggacgtggaggaggagagggacgtggaggaggagagggacgtggaggaggagagggacgtggaggtggagagggacgtggaggtggagagggaggtggagagggacgtggaggtggagagggaggtggaggaggagagggacgtggaggtggagagggacgtggaggtggagagggacgtggaggtggagagggacgtggaggaggagagggacgtggaggaggagagggacgtggaggaggagagggacgtggaggaggagagggacgtggaggtggagagggacgtggaggtggagagggacgtggaggaggagagggacgtggaggaggagagggacgtggaggaggagagggacgtggaggaggagagggacgtggaggtggagagggacgtggaggaggagagggacgtggaggaggagagggacgtggaggtggagagggacgtggaggtggagagggaggtggagagggacgtggaggtggagagggaggtggaggaggagagggaggtggagagggacgtggaggaggagagggacgtggaggaggagagggacgtgaaggtggagagggacgtgaaggtggagagggacgtggaggtggaggtggagagggacgtggaggtggaggtggagagggacgtggaggtggagagggacgtggaggaggagagggacgtggaggaggagagggaggtggagagggacgtggaggtggagagggacgtggaggtggaggtggagagggacgtggaggtggagagggacgtggaggtggagagggacgtggaggtggagagggacgtggaggtggagagggacgtggaggtggagagggacgtggaggtggagagggacgtggagagggaggtggagagggacgtggaggtggagagggacgtggaggtggagagggacgggaggtggagagggacgtggaggtggagagggacgtggaggaggagagggacgtggaggaggagagggacgtggaggtggagagggacgtggaggaggagagggacgtggaggaggagagggacgtggaggtggagagggacgtggaggtggagagggacgtggaggaggagagggacgtggaggaggagagggacgtgaaggtggagagggacgtggaggtggagagggacgtggaggaggagagggacgtggaggaggagagggacgtggaggaggagagggacgtggaggaggagagggacgtggaggaggagagggaggtggagagggaggtggaggaggagagggacgtggaggaggagagggacgtggaggtggagagggacgtggaggtggagagggacgtggaggaggagagggacgtggaggtggagagggacgtggaggtggagagggacgtggaggtggagagggacgtggaggaggagagggacgtggaggaggagagggacgtgaaagtggagagggacgtgaaggtggagagggacgtggagagggaggtggagagggacgtggaggtggagagggacgtggaggaggagagggacgtggaggaggagagggaggtggagagggacgtggaggtggagagggacgtggaggtggagagggacgtggaggtggagagggacgtggaggtggagagggacgtggacgtggaggtggagagggacgtggaggtggagagggacgtggaggtggagagggacgtggaggtggagagggacgtggaggtggagagggacgtggagtgggaggtggagagggacgtggaggtggagagggacgtggaggtggagagggacgtggaggtggagagggacgtggaggtggagagggaggtggagagggacgtggaggaggagagggacgtggaggaggagagggacgtggaggaggagagggacgtggaggaggagagggacgtggaggtggagagggacgtggaggtggagagggacgtggaggaggagagggacgtggaggaggagagggacgtggaggaggagagggacgtggaggaggagagggacgtggaggtggagagggacgtggaggaggagagggacgtggaggaggagagggacgtggaggaggagagggacgtgaaagtggagagggacgtgaaggtggagagggacgtggagagggaggtggagagggacgtggaggtggagagggacgtggaggaggagagggacgtggaggaggagagggaggtggagagggacgtggaggtggagagggacgtggaggtggaaagggacgtggaggtggagagggacgtggaggtggagagggacgtggaggtggagagggacgtggaggaggagagggaggtggagagggacgtggaggtggagagggacgtggaggaggagagggaggtggagagggacgtggaggaggagagggaggtggagagggaggtggaggaggagagggacgtggaggaggagagggacgtggaggtggagagggacgtggaggtggagagggacgtggagagggacgtggaggaggagagggacgtggaggg
Coding sequences:
- the LOC135545341 gene encoding basic proline-rich protein-like, producing PRPSPPPRPSPPPSPPPRPSPPPSPPPRPSPPPRPSPPPRPSPPPSPPPRPSPPPRPSPPPRPSPPPPPRPSPPPPPRPSPPSRPSPPSRPSPPPRPSPPPRPSPPPSPPPPPSPPPRPSPPPSPPPRPSPPPRPSPPPRPSPPPRPSPPPRPSPPPRPSPPPRPSPPPRPSPPPRPSPPPRPSPPPRPSPPPRPSPPPRPSPPPRPSPPPRPSPPPRPSPPPRPSPPPRPSPPPPPSPPPRPSPPPSPPPRPSPPPVPLLLHVPLLLHVPSPPPRPSPPPRPSPPPRPSPPPRPSPPPRPSPPPRPSPPPSPPPRPSPPPPPSPPPSPPPPPSPPPRPSPPPRPSPPPRPSPPPRPSPPSRPSPPPRPSPPPRPSPPPRPSPPPRPSP